One segment of Pseudanabaena sp. FACHB-2040 DNA contains the following:
- the msrA gene encoding peptide-methionine (S)-S-oxide reductase MsrA, whose amino-acid sequence MPFYATASPAVQSSPASQSLATATFAGGCFWCMEPPFDHLEGVVATTSGYTGGTQENPTYYEVSAGTTGHVEAVQVTYDPAQVSYAQLLEVFWQNVDPLDDTGQFCDKGSQYHSAIFAATAAEQQLAEQSKQSLQATKQFKRPVVTEVRPTQIFYPAEEYHQDYYLKHPVRYKFYRNACGRDQRLAELWGQD is encoded by the coding sequence CTGCCTTTTTATGCAACTGCCAGCCCTGCTGTGCAGTCATCCCCCGCTAGCCAAAGCCTCGCTACTGCCACCTTTGCGGGCGGCTGCTTCTGGTGCATGGAGCCTCCCTTTGACCACCTCGAAGGCGTCGTGGCAACCACGTCGGGCTATACCGGGGGCACTCAAGAAAATCCGACCTACTATGAAGTTTCGGCAGGCACAACGGGCCATGTAGAGGCCGTGCAGGTTACCTACGACCCCGCTCAGGTAAGCTACGCCCAGCTGCTAGAGGTCTTTTGGCAGAACGTCGATCCGCTCGATGATACGGGGCAGTTTTGCGATAAGGGCAGCCAGTATCACTCAGCCATTTTTGCCGCTACGGCAGCAGAACAACAGCTAGCGGAGCAGTCTAAACAATCGCTGCAGGCAACCAAGCAGTTTAAGCGCCCTGTTGTGACTGAAGTCCGGCCAACTCAGATCTTCTACCCAGCAGAAGAGTATCACCAGGACTACTACCTCAAGCACCCGGTACGCTACAAGTTC